The genomic region GATGGCCGTATCCCGGCCGTGATCTACGGTGGCAAGCAGGCCCCCATCATGATTTCGCTGGAGAAGTTCACGTTCACCCGTGTTCTGAACCAGGCGGGCTTCTTCACGCACCTGTTCGACGTCACCGTCGATGGCGCCACCCACCGGGTCCTGCCGCGCGACGTGCAGTTCCATCCGGTCACCGACGTCCCGCTGCACGTCGACTTCCTGCGCGTCTCCGCCGAAACCCGCACCACCGTGCAGGTTCCGGTCGAATTCGTCGACCAGGAGAAGTCGCCGGGCCTGAAGCGCGGCGGCGTGCTGAACATCGTCCGCCACGAGCTGGACGTGACCGTCTCCGCCGGCAACATCCCGGAGCAGATCACGATCTCCTGCGAGGGCTACGACGTCGGCGATTCGATCCACATCTCTTCGGTGAAGCTGCCGGAAGGTGTCGCCTCGACCATCACCGACCGCGACTTCACGATCGCCACGATCGTCGCCCCGTCGGGCCTGAAGTCCGAAGAGGGCGAAGCCACCGAGGCCGCCGCTTCCTGATCGGAAGCCGCCTTTGGGGTTGCGACAGGGGGCTTCGGCCCCCTGTTTCGTTTCCGGCCTACGCTGTCATGAGATGAGGAGAATGCGCCATGCTGCTGCTGGTGGGATTGGGCAACCCTGGCGCCGAATACGCGCGCAACCGGCACAACATCGGCTTCATGGCGGTGGAGGAGATCGCCCGCCGCCACGGCTTCGGCCCTTGGCGCAAACGCTTCCAGGGTCAGACCGCCGAGGGCACGATCGGCGGCGAGAAGGTGATCGCCCTGGAGCCGCTGACCTTCATGAACCTGTCCGGCCAGTCGGTCACCGCGGCCGTCCAGTTCTTCAAGTTGAAGCCCGAGGACGTCGTCGTCATCCATGACGAGTTGGACCTGCCGCCCGGCAAGATCCGGGTGAAGAAGGGCGGCGGGCATGGCGGGCACAACGGCCTGCGCTCCATCGACGCGCATCTCGGCAAGGAGTACTGGCGCATCCGCCTGGGCATCGGCCATCCCGGCGACAAGGACCGGGTCAGCGGCTATGTCCTCCACGACTTCGCCAAGGCCGAGCAGAGCTGGCTCGACCCGCTGATCGACGCCGTTGCCGACGCCTTCCCGCTGGTCGTGAAGGGGCAGGCCGAGAACTTCATGAACAAGGTCACCCTGGCGACCGCGCCCGTCAAGTAAACGGGATCACGCCTCCGCTGGGGCGCCGCCGCGGCCGGTCCAGACCGCCAGCAGGCCCTTCTGCAGCAGGATGAAGACGAACAGCAGGACGCCGATGGCGATCTTCGTCCACCAGCTGCTGAGGCTGCCGTCGAAGGTGATGTAGGTCTGGATCAGCCCCTGGATCAGCACGCCGATGAAGGTGCCGATCACGTAGCCGTAGCCGCCGGTCAGCTGGGTCCCCCCGATCACCACCGCGGTGATGGTGTCCAGCTCCACCCCCGTCGCCGCCAGCGAATAGCCCGCTCCGGTGTAGAGCGAGAAGACGATCCCCGCCAGCCCGGCGAGCAGCCCCGACAGGGCGTAGACCGCCACCGTGGTGCGGCCCACCGGCACGCCCATCAGCTCCGCCGACTGCCGGTTGCCGCCCAGTGCGTAGAGGTTGGCGCCGAAGCGCGTCCAATGGGCGCAGACCACAGCGGCCGCCACCACCCCCAGCATCAGCAGCGCCGGCAGCGTCAGCTTGCCCCCGCCGTCGAAACGCAGCGCCAGATCGCCCAGCTCGGCGTAGAGCGGGTGGTTGATCGGAATGGAATCGGTGCTCAGCACGAAGCCGAGGCCGCGGGCGACGAACATGCCGGCCAGCGTGACGATGAAGGGCGGCATCTGGAAAACGTGGATCACGGCGCCCATCGCGGCGCCGAAACCGCCGGCCACCGCCAGCGCCACCGCGAAGGCGGAGACGGGGTGCCAACCGCCCTGCTCGATCAGAACGGCCAGCAGCACGGTGGTGAAACCGATCACCGCCCCCACCGACAGGTCGATGCCGCCCGACAGGATCACGAAGGTCATGCCGACCGCCGTGATGCCGAGGAAGGCGTTGTCGGTCAGCAGGTTGCCGACGACCCGCAACGAGGCGAAGTTGGGGAACTGCGCGGCGCAGAGCAGGAAGCCGACCACCAGGACGGCGCTGGTCACCAGCAGGGGAAGGAAGCGGTGGATCATGGCGTCACGCTCCCGCGCTCGGGCTTGGGCTCTCGGGCTTGGCCCGTGGCGGAGTCGGCGGCCGGACCGGCGGCTGGGCGGGTCGGTGGCCGGCCGGGCGCGGCAGGAACAGGGTCAGGGTCGGCGACTGCAGCAGCAGGACGACCATCAGGACGCCCGCCTTGACGATCAGGTTGAACTCCGGCTTGAAGCCGCTCAGCAGGATGCCGGTGTTCATGGCCTGGATGGTCAGCGCGCCCACCACCGACAGCAGCAGCCCGAACCGGCCGCCGAGCAGGGACGTGCCGCCGACCACC from Azospirillum baldaniorum harbors:
- a CDS encoding 50S ribosomal protein L25/general stress protein Ctc, encoding MTQIVPLSAEARDRAGKGTARQTRRDGRIPAVIYGGKQAPIMISLEKFTFTRVLNQAGFFTHLFDVTVDGATHRVLPRDVQFHPVTDVPLHVDFLRVSAETRTTVQVPVEFVDQEKSPGLKRGGVLNIVRHELDVTVSAGNIPEQITISCEGYDVGDSIHISSVKLPEGVASTITDRDFTIATIVAPSGLKSEEGEATEAAAS
- the pth gene encoding aminoacyl-tRNA hydrolase: MLLLVGLGNPGAEYARNRHNIGFMAVEEIARRHGFGPWRKRFQGQTAEGTIGGEKVIALEPLTFMNLSGQSVTAAVQFFKLKPEDVVVIHDELDLPPGKIRVKKGGGHGGHNGLRSIDAHLGKEYWRIRLGIGHPGDKDRVSGYVLHDFAKAEQSWLDPLIDAVADAFPLVVKGQAENFMNKVTLATAPVK
- the yjfF gene encoding galactofuranose ABC transporter, permease protein YjfF, which gives rise to MIHRFLPLLVTSAVLVVGFLLCAAQFPNFASLRVVGNLLTDNAFLGITAVGMTFVILSGGIDLSVGAVIGFTTVLLAVLIEQGGWHPVSAFAVALAVAGGFGAAMGAVIHVFQMPPFIVTLAGMFVARGLGFVLSTDSIPINHPLYAELGDLALRFDGGGKLTLPALLMLGVVAAAVVCAHWTRFGANLYALGGNRQSAELMGVPVGRTTVAVYALSGLLAGLAGIVFSLYTGAGYSLAATGVELDTITAVVIGGTQLTGGYGYVIGTFIGVLIQGLIQTYITFDGSLSSWWTKIAIGVLLFVFILLQKGLLAVWTGRGGAPAEA